From Lonchura striata isolate bLonStr1 chromosome 3, bLonStr1.mat, whole genome shotgun sequence, one genomic window encodes:
- the KCNS3 gene encoding delayed-rectifier potassium channel regulatory subunit KCNS3 has translation MVYGEFFRRPGKDAELINLNVGGFKQSVDQSTLLRFPHTRLGKLLKCHSEEAILELCDDYSVADKEYYFDRNPSLFRYVLNFYYTGKLHVMEELCVFSFCQEIEYWGINELFIDSCCSNRYQERKEEGPEKDWDQKSNDSMDSSNEESSIFDKELEKFDNLCFGEIRKKIWVRMENPAYCLSAKLIAVSSLSVVLASIVAMCIHSMPEFQRLDANDREIGDPVLEAVEITCIIWFTAELVIRLFTAPSQKKFWKKPLNIIDFVSIIPFYATLAVDTKEEESEDIENMGKVVQILRLMRIFRILKLARHSVGLRSLGATLRHSYQEVGLLLLFLSVGISIFSVLVYSVEKDDDSSELQSIPICWWWATISMTTVGYGDTYPVTLAGKLLGTLCIICGILVVALPITIIFNKFSKYYQKQKAIDRDQCNNDRKEKSNDLPYFNIRDIYAKKMHSFISSLSSVGIVVSDQDSTDASSIQDMEDVYNTVSLENGTGK, from the coding sequence ATGGTTTATGGTGAATTTTTCCGCAGACCTGGCAAAGATGCAGAACTTATCAATTTGAATGTGGGTGGCTTTAAGCAATCTGTGGATCAAAGCACCTTGCTCCGATTTCCCCATACCAGACTCGGAAAACTTCTCAAGTGCCATTCAGAAGAGGCTATTCTAGAGCTGTGTGATGATTATAGTGTGGCAGACAAGGAATATTACTTTGACAGGAATCCTTCCTTGTTCCGATATGTTCTGAACTTTTACTATACGGGCAAACTTCACGTTATGGAAGAGCTTTGTGTCTTTTCCTTCTGCCAGGAAATAGAGTACTGGGGGATAAACGAGCTGTTTATTGATTCCTGCTGCAGCAATCGGTACCAAGAACGGAAAGAGGAAGGTCCTGAAAAAGACTGGGATCAGAAGAGCAACGACAGTATGGACTCCTCCAATGAAGAGTCATCCATATTTGATAAAGAGCTAGAAAAGTTTGATAATCTGTGTTTTGGTGAAATAAGAAAGAAGATCTGGGTCAGGATGGAAAATCCTGCATACTGCTTGTCTGCCAAGTTAATTGCCGTGTCATCCCTGAGTGTTGTTCTGGCATCAATTGTGGCCATGTGCATTCATAGCATGCCAGAATTTCAAAGGCTGGATGCCAATGACAGGGAGATTGGAGACCCTGTGCTGGAAGCTGTGGAGATTACGTGCATCATCTGGTTTACTGCTGAGCTAGTGATCAGGCTCTTCACTGCTCCAAGTCAAAAGAAGTTCTGGAAGAAACCACTGAACATCATCGATTTTGTCTCTATTATCCCATTTTATGCCACACTGGCTGTGGACACgaaggaagaagaaagtgaaGATATTGAGAACATGGGAAAAGTGGTTCAGATCCTACGGTTAATGAGGATATTTCGCATCCTGAAACTGGCCAGGCACTCCGTAGGACTGCGGTCTTTGGGAGCCACTTTGAGACACAGCTACCAAGAAGTTGgacttctgcttttgtttttgtcaGTTGGGATTTCTATCTTTTCAGTGCTTGTCTACTCAGTGGAGAAAGATGATGACTCATCAGAGCTGCAGAGCATCCCTATTTGCTGGTGGTGGGCAACCATCAGCATGACCACTGTTGGTTATGGGGACACTTACCCGGTCACACTTGCTGGAAAGCTGCTCGGCACCCTCTGCATTATCTGTGGGATACTGGTGGTAGCACTTCCAATCACCATTATTTTCAATAAGTTTTCTAAGTACTACCAAAAGCAAAAAGCTATTGATAGAGACCAGTGCAACAATGATCgcaaagagaaaagcaatgACCTACCCTATTTTAACATTAGGGATATTTATGCAAAAAAGATGCACTCCTTCATTTCTAGCCTTTCTTCAGTAGGAATTGTAGTCAGTGACCAAGATTCAACAGATGCCTCCAGTATCCAAGATATGGAGGATGTTTATAACACAGTATCTTTAGAGAATGGTACAGGAAAATGA